From Fundulus heteroclitus isolate FHET01 chromosome 5, MU-UCD_Fhet_4.1, whole genome shotgun sequence, a single genomic window includes:
- the LOC118563121 gene encoding DNA-directed RNA polymerase I subunit RPA49-like, whose translation MAATRLKVVYQQKKNTEENPTTTVMAASCSFVCCGEENESDKAAIVRFSNGCVSNADPLEFSTYKHTDEKNPRKKSRRILVAESDRLSYVGQNFGAESMKCNTLCKYYVGVLNKQTMQMEVHNAVLFNLQPVIPGETAAAKAQDTSTTTYRDKVDMLIEAFGTNKQKRALVSRRLNQVGSNALHNAVAKAATSVIDKKGLEALQQEVAETESQGTVASHLPPCNPNADKREDVYPFDELLSPMELAALEVPGSKMAALTPEELQKMKDEGGSLSVVRHLETMPTVGEARERTSRCAFYLSMLLKMARQKNVPHKFGQDEGCPRIIKNKLFKTFTVETFNNGRVQNIVSTSMRVKLAAYSLALVLHMGHMTADLSLLHRDLRITEAKMIEVAKSMGLSMIKPARTKGSDAVLSDDHRQATVVLPLVKYDQFVERRKRRKMH comes from the exons ATGGCAGCAACACGCCTGAAAGTAgtttatcagcaaaaaaaaaacacagaagaaaaccCCACAACAACTGTCATGGCCGCCTCCTGCTCGTTCGTGTGCTGCGGAGAGGAGAATGAATCCGATAAAGCCGCTATTG TTCGCTTTTCCAATGGCTGCGTCAGCAACGCGGACCCCCTGGAGTTCAGCACGTACAAGCACACAGACGAGAAGAACCCGAGGAAGAAGAGCAGGCGCATCCTG GTGGCCGAATCAGACCGGCTGAGTTATGTTGGCCAGAACTTTGGAGCGGAGTCAATGAAATGCAACACTCTCTGCAA ATATTACGTTGGCGTGCTGAACAAGCAGACCATGCAAATGGAGGTGCACAACGCCGTGCTGTTCAACCTGCAGCCCGTCATCCCAG GGGAGACAGCAGCTGCCAAAGCTCAGGATACGTCCACTACTACCTACAGAGACAAG GTTGACATGTTGATTGAGGCGTTTGGCACCAACAAACAGAAACGAGCCCTGGTCTCCCGCAGGCTGAACCAGGTCGGCAGCAACGCCCTGCACAACGCAGTGGCTAAGGCTGCCACCTCAGTGATCGACAAGAAGGGTCTGGAAG CTCTCCaacaggaagtggctgagaCAGAGTCCCAGGGGACCGTGGCGTCCCACCTGCCTCCCTGCAATCCAAACGCAGACAAGCGAGAGGATGTTTACCCATTTGATGAGC TCCTGAGTCCCATGGAGCTTGCTGCCTTGGAGGTGCCCGGATCCAAGATGGCGGCACTCAccccagaggagctgcagaagatGAAAGACGAAGGAGG GTCCCTGAGCGTTGTGAGGCATTTAGAGACCATGCCAACTGTGGGCGAAGCCAGAGAGAGAACATCGCGCTGCGCCTTTTACCTCTCCATGCTCCTCAAGATGGCGAGGCAGAAGAACGTCCCACACAAGT TTGGACAAGATGAAGGCTGCCCTCGCATCATTAAGAACAAGCTGTTTAAAACTTTCACCGTGGAGACTTTCAACAACGGGAG AGTGCAGAACATCGTGTCAACATCGATGCGGGTCAAACTAGCAGCGTACAGCCTGGCTCTGGTGCTGCACATGGGTCACATGACGGCGGACCTCTCCTTACTGCATCGTGATCTTAGAATCACTGAAGCCAA GATGATCGAGGTTGCAAAGTCAATGGGGCTGTCTATGATTAAGCCGGCGAGGACCAAAGGGAGCGATGCAGTGCTGAGCGACGACCACAGACAGGCCACCGTCGTCCTGCCCCTGGTCAAGTACGATCAGTTCGTCGAGCGGCGGAAACGCAGGAAAATGCATTGA